The following nucleotide sequence is from Aedes aegypti strain LVP_AGWG chromosome 3, AaegL5.0 Primary Assembly, whole genome shotgun sequence.
gggcatagagtatcttcgtacctgccacacgatatacgcatgcaaaaatggtcaatggcacagtaagctctcagttaataactgtggaagtgctcataagaacactaagctgaggagcaggctctctgtcccagtggggacgtaatgccagaaagaagaaagaagaagatttcagcgaaacatttcaaccaaatcgccatacaaaaagcgagtgttcggaatatgagtctgttcggaatttgagacaaaacggtacttaagtCCCGAAATTGCCATAAATAGTTACGTTCCCATAAAATACACACAGTTTCTGTAAAAAATGAGGTccaaaaaatatcttgaaagtGTGTTGTCGATAGCTCCATAGAATTGATTTTGCATTTTATTAAGACAAAATAATGCTAGTTGATCTTTTAGGAACAGTTATcgttgtaaaaaatattttcggttGGAATCGTTCAACTCTTTTACTACCACGGCGGGAGAAAAAACTAACGCTTACTACAAAGGATCCAGAAAAAGGTACTTCATAGTGTTATATGGGGATAAAGTATAGTTAGGGACCACAATTCACATGTTTGGgttgaaatataaaattttgattacACTTTTCTTTCTGTAAATCCAATTTTGACCGGGGACATGTAGTTTTTCTAcatgaatttgattgtaaaagcACAGCAAACATTTCTGGGCAGAAATAGAACTATTTGATTacattcaacaataattaatttCACTTTTTAGTACTGATTGCCTATAAAGCAAGAGTCAAAGCAATATGGTACTACtcaagaattaaaaaaagaagTCGAAGAAGGCTAGAAAATATACCCGctatcagtgagctgtctcctctctctcagatgttTACTAGACATCTAAAAGCAAACAGTTGTAAAAGAACAAACAAATAACAAAGTAATGCTTTGCATTTTGATTTACATACTAAAAGAATCCAGAATAACAAGTCTGCTCAAATATGTTCTCTGGCCGTGTAAAAGCAAAAATTGTACTGAAAAATCTAGATATCATCactatgaattttgatttttaattttgaacagatGCAATAGATTATCGTCCATGATTATATTTTTGAACGTCGAcaaacataatttagaaaattgtaaagctCGAAAAAATTTCACTCTTTTCTGCGAAACATGCTCTTTACAATTTTTAGTTTGTAACTACAAgtttgattctaccccattaccccgaatgccttttctcccgaattccaaaaccccgaacgatcCATAACTTcaaatgacattaccccgaatgccaatATCATGGGGGAATGTCATCAATGTCATCATGTCCAGATAATTATAAATtgggggaaatagcattcggggtgatggaattcggggtaatggtacttCCGGGGTAATAGAATCACAAATTTACCTTTTTCTAAATGGACCTGTCAGTAACGAATGCTTGACTTTTTAAGTTTATACATGTAGGACTATCTTGAGCATCCCTATATGATCTACCATCGCAGCCATCAACATCACCCCGCGAGAAGATGCCTAGGAGAACAGAGGCAGTATCTGAAAGTGAGAGCTATCGTTCGGTCACGTTGTTACCTCAATATATTATTTGAATTCGATCTCCGTATCTGAAGTTTTTCGATATCCGAAGTTGTCGTCCGAAACGCGTATCCCTTCCTTTCGCGAGTGAAGCACTTAATTAGTAATTGCTACAAATTTGGGGGCTCGTCCGGGAACGCGGGAAGAAACTGTCGCGATAGTCGTTAATGTGCGCCGGTGGGTGAGAAGTTGAGAAAAATTGCCGTGACATCGTGCCTTGAAATTgcatttcaaagaaatattaacATTAAGTGAAGTGAATTGAATTgaacttatttttgaattgaataaTTTAGTGTTAAGATATTGAATTACATTGATTAGTGATAAGTAAATTTGGATTCATTTTAGAAATATAGTGGCAGTGTAAATTTATCAGCCAGACAAACGTAGAACATAAGTGATCTTCGAATTTATTTTACCATCGTAAAAAAACCCTAATTGTGAACTCATTTACAAGAAGCAGAATCCATTGATCTTCAAAGTTGACCTGGGGTTAAGGGTCATTGTACGGtgtaacaaaaataaacaacaacCTCGACGCTTGTGATTCAGTGCTGGTGAAGCGGGGGAAAAAAGTTCTTTTTCTTGTGCCTATTTCGTTGTGGAAGTGATACTAACAATGCAGGACAGCAGCATTCCGCCTTTTCGGCCTAGCAGCGGCGGGTCACCCCCTGCTTCCAATGCTTCTAATCCCCAAGTGCAGCTTTCCACTGCCGAAAGTGAAatgaaattaaatatgattGAAAATACTTTTACGCGCTTAATAGATCAACTGAATTTTTCTAATACGACTGTGTCGAACCTGACACAAGAGCTTAGTGCGTTACGCACTGTGATGAACTATATGAGGGCAGAAACAACCCGTTTAAATTTGGCTGTTGAAGAAATACGCTCTAGCTCAATAGTGCCCCAACAGGCAAGCACTCCTAATGGAGATAGTTCGGTGGGGTATGATGAAAACAGGCATGTTAGAAGCCATGCGAACCGTGCGGCAAGTAACAGAGTAGTGATAAACGCTAGAGTGAATGCTGAAAATGACGAATTGAGTGACGGCGATGGTCGTGCTGATGGTAGTGTTTTGAGAAGAAATATTTATCCAGCTGTTGCGAGTGGTGTGGCAAATAATGATTTGTTGGGCAATGGTCCAAACAATAATTCGATTAAAGTGCAAAATCATCTCGATAACCGCAATCGCGCGTGTGAAAATGACAACGTTGGGATCGGTGAAGGCCGACACGCTATAGAGAGAGTGAGTGGGAGCTGCTGTGGCTCTGAGGCGTACGGTGGCTTGCGTGGTGATTACCACATGGAGGCCCATGCGCATGACATTGCTAGAGAACTTGAACCTCGATTATCGGTAAGTGAAGCAGAGACTGccttttcagaattttcggGTACCGAATTTTATCCCGTGCAAAAATGGATTGCTGATTTTGAGGAATTGTCTGATTCTATTGGCTTAACAGAGCTACGTAAGTTTGTGATTGCTAAGCGTAAATTAACAGGATTAGCTAAAATGTCATTAAACACTACTAACAATGTCTCTAATTGGAGAatgctgaaagaatttttgatgaaagagtttgatttttatgaaaattgcgCTGTGGTGCATGAAAGATTGCGAAATCGCAAAAGAAGTCTTGGCGAAAATGTCTTGGAATACTTTCTGCAAATGCGGGAAATTGGGGCGAAGGCCAATGTGGACATTTCGTCGATTATTACTTACACCATTAACGGAATAAACGACAATGGTCCAGATAAAACTATTTTATATGGATCGAAGACCTTGGATGAGTTTAAAGAAAAACTTCGTGTGTATCAAAGTATAAAAGACAGTAAATATGGCAGGGACGGAAACTTTAGCGGAAAGCCAAATGGCTATAATAGAAATTTCacaaatagattcaaaagtccACCAAGATCAGTCAACTGTTATAATTGTGGAAGAGATGGTCATATCTCTAGAGAATGTCCGAAGAAGTTTGGTAATAAAAATGCTAATATCTGTAGATCTAACACTGCTGTATCAAAGGGTACGTATTTGACAATAATGGTTGGGACAATTCCCTTTCATGCTTTTTTTGATTCTGGTTCCGATGTGTCTTTATTAAAGGAAGACTGGAAAAATAAACTGAATTTGAAGATGGATCACAATGATCGTAAGCGTTTATTGACGCTCAAAGGAGGTATATGGACGTTAGGCAGTGTTTCACTAGATATAGAGGTAGAAAACTCACCTTTAAGAATTACATTTGACATTTTAAGAGATGAAGATTTGCCACATGATATATTGTTGGGTAGAAATCTATTGGAATTCGGTGATGTTAGTGTCACGGCTGATGGGGCAAAGTTCAGTCCGAAGGAGGAGCATTTTGCGTTGAGAATAAGAACGGACGATGTTTCCGATGATTGTTTAGAacatattgaaaataatttggTGCGTGATAAAGTTAAAGAAATGATAGGAAACTATTCCCCGCAACAGGTACACACAACTAGAGTTAAACTGAAAATAGTAGTCAAAAATGAATCACCCATTCAACAATTGCCACGACGGTTAGCTCCACTGGAGAAGAAAATAGTGCAAGAACAAATAGATAAATGGCAAGAGGATGGAATCATCCGTCCGAGTACATCTGAATACAGTAGCCCTATTGTACTAGCTCATAAAAAGGATGGAACAAGACGACTATGTGTTGATTATCGTAGATTGAACAAAATTATTGTGCGAGATCATTTTCCGATTCCTTTAATTGAGGACATAATTGATGATTTGCATTCAGCACGAGTATTTTCAACATTAGATTTAGAGAATGGTTTTTTTCATGTACCGGTTGAAGAAGATAGCATAAAGTACACGTCATTTGTTACTCCTGCAGGACAATATGAGTTTTTAAAAACACCTTTTGGATTATGTACCtcaccaacagtttttcaacGATTTGTTAATGATATTTTTCGAGAACTAATCGATAAGAAGATTGTAGTAATTTACATTGATGATATACTGATACCAGCTGAAAATGAAGAAGAGGCATTGGAAAGATTAGCGATGGTGTTAAAAGTAGCACAAGATCATGGAttaaaaatcaaatggaaaaaatgtcaGTTTTTAAGGCGAAGAATACAACATTTAGGATATGAAATAGAAAATGGAAACATTCGTCCAATGACCGAAAAAACTGAAGCAGTATCGAAATTCCCTGAACCTAAAAGCCATAAAGAAGTACAACAATTTTTGGGATTGACGggatattttagaaaatttattgaaGGCTACTCGGTAATTGCTAAGCCATTGACTGATTTGTTGCGTAAGGACGTTATATTTAGCTTTGGACCAGAACAACGTAATGCTATGGAGATATTGAAAATAGAATTGTGCGATAGACCAACACTAAGGCTATACAGCCCGAATGCTGTTACTGAGCTTCATACGGATGCGAGTAGAATTGGATATGGAGCAATTTTGTTACAGAAATTTGCCGGAGAAAATGCGTTTCACCCAGTTTATTTTTACAGCAGAAAAACATCACCTGCTGAAGCGAACTATCCGAGTTATGAATTAGAAGTGTTAGCAGTGATTTCAGCATTGAAAAAGTTTAGGGTGTATTTGCTAGGAATCTCGTTTACTATTGTAACAGATTGTGCGGCTTTCAAGATGACGATGGTGAAGAAAGATATATCGCCAAGAATCGCTGGATGGGCATTACTACTCGAAGAATACGAATACACATTAGACCATCGCCCTGGTTCGCGTATGAAACACGTAGATGCACTTAGTAGAAATCCTGTAGTATTGCTAttacaaaataatataataGAACAAATCAAAGTATGTCAACAGAAAGATGAAAGATTATCGGCAATaatgaaagttttaaaaacaGAACCATTTTACGACTATTTAGTAGATCATGGAGTATTATACAAGTATGTTAATGGTGGAAAACTTTTAGTTATTCCTAGTTCAATGCAACATTCAGTTATAAGAAATATTCATGAACAAGGTCATTTTGGAGTGAAAAAAATGAGTGAACTCTTAACAAGGGAGTACTGGATCGAGAATTTACCGTTCAAACTAGACAAATTTGTTAAAAGTTGTGTTGCTTGCATATTGGCTGGTCGCAAAGTTGGGAAAAAAGAAGGATATCTTTACCCTATTCCTAAAGATGAAGTACCATTATCTACATATCATATTGATCACTTAGGACCACTGACAGCATCGAAAAAACATTATAGATATATTTTCACTGTAATAGACGCTTTCAGTAAATTTGTTTGGTTATACCCTGTTAAATCTACAACAGCTGATGAAGTATTAAAAAAGTTAGAAATCCAACGATGTGTGTTTGGTAATCCAAAGAGAATAATTTCCGATAGAGGAGCTGCTTTTACGTCAACTGCTTTTCAAGATTATTGTGAAACTGAAGGTATTGAACATTTACAAATTACAACCGGAGTACCACGTGGCAACGGCCAAGTTGAGAGAATTCATGGAGTCATTGTACCCGCTCTAGCTAAGCTTTCAGTTGAAAATCCGGAAAACTGGTATCGTTATGTTGGAAACCTTCaacgatttttaaataatactCTCCAAAGAAGCATAGCTCGAACCCCTTTTGAATTATTGTTCGGTACTAAAATGAAAGCTCCAGAAGATATAAGACTAGCAGAAATAATTGAGCAGGAATGgataagaatttttgaagaatctagGGAGGAAATCAGGAAGATGGCAAGGGCCAGTATAGAGGATTCacaaagaaaaatgaaaaaaacagtTTGATCATAATAGAAAAGATGCAGAAGATTATGAGGTTGGTGATTTAGTTGCGATAAGTCGTACTCAATGTGGCACCCATTTGAAAATTGCTCGGAAATTTCTTGGACCATATCGTGTAGTTAAGAAGAAAAGGAATGACAGATACGACGTTGAAAAGGTGGGAAATGAGGAAGGACCTAAGCGAACGTCAACATGTGCGGAATTCATGAAGCGGTTTGTACCAGGCGACGATGAAGACGATGAGATCTACATCTACGATGAAGAGCAAACCAGAGGGGATGCTGCCGATCAGATTACACCATCCGGGTCGGATGGTGGTCAGGATGGCCGATTTGTAGGACTATCTTGAGCATCCCTATATGATCTACCATCGCAGCCATCAACATCACCCCGCGAGAAGATGCCTAGGAGAACAGAGGCAGTATCTGAAAGTGAGAGCTATCGTTCGGTCACGTTGTTACCTCAATATATTATTTGAATTCGATCTCCGTATCTGAAGTTTTTCGATATCCGAAGTTGTCGTCCGAAACGCGTATCCCTTCCTTTCGCGAGTGAAGCACTTAATTAGTAATTGCTACATACATATGAATGATGTAACTACCAAGTACTGCTATAATTAATGAGTTTTTTATTAAAAGTGCAATCCATAATGTATAAGAATAATGTTTTGCAAGATCGTaaacaattcaaattatgctttttggttctcaatagttttgagATAGCGTTACAGTAGTAGCAGATTAAGTGTGCAATTACTTTGTACTGCAGATTCATGTTAAataaaaccgattttttttaagtttatgtTGTGAGTATACTGTTTATACGTGTTGAAATATACATGTTCTATGGTTATTCACTTTTCAAAATCCTTAGTtcaatttgatttgtattttagAAAACATTAACCGACACCTAAACTAAAAAAGGGTCGGTAAATTAAAACCTtcgattaattttttttataaaacaacaattttcaacattaaaTTATCGAAAGTAGCTTTGAAACATGACTATTCgctagttttgtgatgctcccaacaaCTTTGCACGATATGTGAAAATCCACACAAAgtttacatagcaaatgtttgctcctttcgaaaatttttttgatatattttcttgtttatcttGTTATTGCTGATGTTGTTCCGAAAAATGTTCATACCTGgttgtagagcatatattgAGTAATTAAAGTACTGAAGACACAGaatagctcagattaatatttatgctgcaaataaatcTAAAACGCGAGTGTTCGAAGTAGGCACCAGATTCAAAAGTATCCACGTCTGACggtaaataaattttgaatgtaataaaaaaaaaactctatttcTTCTTAAACGACTTCACTGCACTTCTACATAAACTTTCACTTTGAATTGTGTTTTATTGTTGAATGTATTTTTCAGAATGCTTGAAAGTATCTATTACTAAGTAATTTTGGGCAGACGCTTGTACATTAAGAATAAATTAATATGAGCGTTGATCTTGCATGATGCTCGGTTTCATTGCAACTACAAAGATATGCATTGTAAAAGTAGGATTTCCGACATTTTCTGGCTGTTGGATGTGCAGATGTAAGACACATTTGATCATACAGTGGCACCGCCTGGTAAGTGACTTCCAAAATATAATTACCACTGAATGGAAGATATCATGAACAAGTTCTCCAAATATAATTTCACTATATTTTAagtcattttcaaattatttgcgCATATCATTGTCCTTAAAATAGGTTGCTGGACGTCAAAGGGtagatatgaaaaataaatgtgtcgAAATATTGGCATCATTCGCTGTAATAATGTAACTCATCTATTCGAAGATACATCGGTATCAAAACAGcatcagaaaaataaaaattgatggAGTCCTCAACGTATttttagaacgccaaaatatcatctggtccggtctgtctgaacaccgaccaaatggtcaagaaattggAGCTCACTTAATTTGAAATCACATTTCGTTTCAACTACGTACTGCAATCAAAGAAAAAGTGCTTTTCTTGATGATATCTTGcaggaaattttccacgcatcgagatagacgATTACTtatctgttgaagtgcatattaCGCGTcgcaagaaaaattttacttcgcttttggtgttcccgcatttgatatttacaTTTAAAATGGACACAGCAATATAATCTGAGGTCACACAGGTACCTTTACCATTTTATTACCATCAGATAAGAACAAACCataatcaattgaaaatcattcaaccGTGATGCTCCAACGCCTTCGGCTGACTTGATCTATGCTTGCAATGCAATAAAAAGCCTCATTACCCAAACAGTTGGTTTAGTTCTAGTTCCTACGGCGCTCCATCATGTCCGGGCTGGTTTccattgaagattttgaagatCGTGCTGCAGCTAGCATTCCGCAAGAAGCTTTTGACTACTACCAAAGCGGAGCAGATGATGAGCAGACGCGCCAGTTAAATCGCTCTAGCTATGAAAGGTTGCGCATTCGACCGAGAATGTTGCAGAATGTATCCAATCGTGATATGAAAGTGAAGCTGTTTGGTGAAGAATACGCCATGCCTATCGGTATATCTCCAACCGCTTTTCAGAAAATGGCTCATCCAGAGGGGGAAGTCGCAAATGCACGAGCCGCAGCTAATCGTAAACTGTTGTTCACATTGAGTACATTATCCAATAGTTCTATCGAGGAAGTGGCAGATGCTGTTCCGAAGTCTCCAAAGTGGTTTCAGCTGTATATCTATAAGGAGCGTAAGTTGACCGAACGAATCGTTCAACGAGCAAAGAAGGCAGGATTCAAAGCTATCGTGGTGACCGTTGATAGTCCATTGTTTGGAAAACGACGAGCGGACATTCGAAATCGCTTTTCTCTACCTCCTGGATTAAAGTGGGTTTGTTAGTTATGTAAGTTACTGGAAGGATTGATACACGTATGTAATTTCAACTTTAGGGCTGCTAATCTGGAAGGAGAGCAAGCCATAATACAAGGGAAGGACGGATCAGGACTCAGTCAGTACGGAGAACAACAGCTGGATCCATCTCTGGTGTGGGACGACATAAGGTGGTTGATTAAAATTTCCGAACTACCAGTACTTGTTAAGGGTATTCTTACTAAAGAAGATGCTGAAATAGCAGTTAGTAAAGGAGTGAGTGGCATATGGGTGTCCAACCATGGTGGTCGTCAGCTGGATTCAGCTCCAGCTACGGTAAATAATCAACATTTTAGAAAAGAAAACCTACTTATAAATGTGTCAAATTCTCTTTAGATTGAAGTCCTGCCTGAAATTGTTGCTGCTGTGGGAGACCAAACGACTATAATTGTCGACGGAGGTGTGCGAAATGGAAAGGATGTATTTAAAGCCCTGGGTCTTGGAGCTAACATGGTAATGATTGGTCGACCAGCGCTATGGGGTCTTGCCGTTAATGGCCAGCAAGGCGTTGAGCAAGTATTGGATATCCTGAGGGATGAGCTAGACACCACGATGGCTCTGGCAGGATGTCAACGAGTTGCAGATATTACACGGCTTCACGTTATACATGAGGAGTATTATAAAGAGTTGAATATGAAGCAAACTCAAGTTTTACTTGACATGCAAAGTAAAGATAAACGTA
It contains:
- the LOC5565206 gene encoding peroxisomal (S)-2-hydroxy-acid oxidase GLO2; translated protein: MSGLVSIEDFEDRAAASIPQEAFDYYQSGADDEQTRQLNRSSYERLRIRPRMLQNVSNRDMKVKLFGEEYAMPIGISPTAFQKMAHPEGEVANARAAANRKLLFTLSTLSNSSIEEVADAVPKSPKWFQLYIYKERKLTERIVQRAKKAGFKAIVVTVDSPLFGKRRADIRNRFSLPPGLKAANLEGEQAIIQGKDGSGLSQYGEQQLDPSLVWDDIRWLIKISELPVLVKGILTKEDAEIAVSKGVSGIWVSNHGGRQLDSAPATIEVLPEIVAAVGDQTTIIVDGGVRNGKDVFKALGLGANMVMIGRPALWGLAVNGQQGVEQVLDILRDELDTTMALAGCQRVADITRLHVIHEEYYKELNMKQTQVLLDMQSKDKRKGWLKGIF